From a single Octopus sinensis linkage group LG5, ASM634580v1, whole genome shotgun sequence genomic region:
- the LOC115212020 gene encoding histone acetyltransferase KAT7-like → MPKRKPSKVEVTSDESDHSPLESEDGDMLSQTRVTRRSSGLQKTSVERKKKRVQSESSSDTECDPNGQITSKEEKIANAKLQALYGFAEKRATPLTDYNENSRCPFPGCDSRGHMTGKHETHRTISGCPLYHNTTADECKKRFEERQKSSEERKKIVKNLNERRDLRRQQPTEEQKEKAQKVIEMRKKGNVALTHELKAEHLLHRTKNGRTREPLLKGLASQYDLQLFREAQARACEQMEHEMTQHYQLSDIQEYRIKKLEIGRFEMNTWYSSPYPDEYARLPKVYLCEFCLKYMKTATILRRHLAKCVWRHPPGDEIYRKNNISVFEVDGQKNKVYCQNLCLLAKLFLDHKTLYFDVEPFLFYVMTENDSSGCHIVGYFSKEKNSFLNYNVSCILTLPQFMRQGYGKMLIDFSYLLSRMEQKIGSPERPLSDLGLISYCSYWKEVLLNYLHRYKANEICIKDVSQETAINANDIVSTLQALGMLKYWKGKHLVLKRQDLIDEFLEKKSKRPPDFKTIDSNCLKWTAPAKRPLQV, encoded by the coding sequence ATGCCAAAAAGAAAGCCCAGCAAAGTTGAAGTAACATCGGATGAGAGCGACCACTCCCCACTGGAAAGTGAAGATGGAGACATGTTGTCTCAAACCAGGGTTACTCGTCGGTCTTCAGGTTTGCAGAAGACCAGtgtagagaggaagaagaagagggtgCAGTCTGAGTCCAGCAGTGATACAGAGTGCGACCCAAATGGTCAGATAACTTCTAAAGAGGAGAAAATTGCAAATGCCAAACTCCAGGCACTCTATGGGTTTGCCGAGAAACGGGCTACACCTCTGACAGATTACAATGAGAATTCCAGATGTCCATTCCCAGGATGTGATTCAAGAGGTCATATGACTGGCAAGCATGAAACACATCGGACCATATCGGGATGTCCTCTCTACCACAACACCACAGCTGACGAGTGTAAAAAACGATTTGAGGAAAGACAAAAATCttctgaagagagaaagaaaattgtgAAAAACTTAAATGAACGGCGGGACCTTCGACGGCAACAACCaacagaagaacagaaagaaaaagctCAAAAAGTAATAGAAATGAGGAAGAAAGGGAATGTTGCTTTGACCCACGAACTCAAAGCTGAACATCTTCTACACAGGACAAAGAATGGTCGAACAAGGGAACCGTTGTTGAAGGGGCTTGCATCACAATACGATTTACAGCTTTTCCGAGAGGCTCAAGCTCGCGCATGTGAACAGATGGAACATGAAATGACACAGCATTATCAGCTCAGTGATATTCAAGAATACCGGATAAAAAAGTTGGAAATTGGCCGCTTTGAAATGAATACCTGGTATTCTTCTCCATATCCTGATGAATATGCCCGCCTTCCAAAAGTTTACCTCTGTGAATTctgtttaaaatatatgaaaacggCTACTATTTTACGCCGACATTTGGCTAAATGTGTTTGGCGGCATCCCCCTGGTGATGAGATTTATCGTAAAAACAATATTTCAGTGTTCGAAGTAGATGGGCAGAAAAATAAGGTTTATTGTCAAAATCTATGTTTGTTAGCTAAACTGTTTTTAGACCATAAAACCCTGTACTTCGATGTTGAGCCCTTCTTATTCTACGTCATGACTGAAAATGATTCCAGTGGATGCCATATCGTTGGCTatttttcaaaggaaaaaaattccttTTTGAATTACAATGTATCTTGTATCCTCACACTTCCACAATTCATGCGTCAAGGCTATGGCAAAATGTTGATAGATTTCAGTTATTTACTAAGCCGAATGGAACAGAAGATAGGATCACCTGAGCGTCCCCTTTCTGACCTTGGGCTTATTAGCTACTGTAGCTACTGGAAAGAGGTCTTGTTAAACTATTTGCACCGATATAAAGCTAATGAAATATGTATCAAAGACGTCAGCCAAGAGACAGCCATCAATGCCAATGACATAGTCAGTACGTTGCAAGCACTTGGAATGTTGAAATATTGGAAAGGAAAACATTTAGTTCTGAAAAGACAGGATCTGATTGATGAATTCTTGGAAAAAAAATCCAAACGTCCACCAGACTTCAAGACCATTGACTCCAATTGTCTCAAGTGGACAGCTCCTGCAAAACGTCCGCTTCAAGTTTGA